A genome region from Nitrospira sp. includes the following:
- a CDS encoding sigma-54 dependent transcriptional regulator codes for MGIAGKILIVDDEQDALENCRRILSRVPYDCLTECDPARALDVIERERPGLILTDLRMPELDGIEVLAAAKRLDPSVQVVLLTAHATVQTAVTSMRYGAFDYITKPFTSADLVSVARRAFGEDGVGCAVGAGPAGTPKSLEAPGQVRPGKRTGLSRVIGESLAMQSVFTLIEKVAPTHSNVLVYGESGTGKELVARAIHDASLRADRPFIPVDCVSLPDTLLESELFGHEKGAFTGAHVSKPGLFEVAAGGTVFLDEVSGMSQTLQSRLLRVLQERQMRRVGGIRFLEVDVRVIAASNQDLESACRRGEFREDLYYRLNVIPIVLPPLRTREGDILLLAREFLRRFMKQQRLGLAFVPELDPSATDLLCGYSWPGNVRELQNVIERAAVLADGPIITSAHLPDRVRECGGEESASGEAGSFKHAKQAAVTTFERSFLIDLLKRHDGHMGRAARESGVDRKTIERMVKKHGLRELF; via the coding sequence ATGGGGATTGCAGGAAAAATCCTGATCGTCGATGACGAACAGGATGCGCTGGAGAATTGCCGCCGGATTTTGAGTCGTGTGCCGTATGACTGTCTCACCGAGTGTGATCCCGCCCGTGCGCTCGATGTCATTGAGCGTGAGCGGCCCGGCTTGATCCTCACGGATTTGCGCATGCCTGAGCTCGACGGGATTGAGGTGCTGGCGGCGGCCAAACGGCTCGACCCGTCGGTGCAGGTGGTGTTGCTGACGGCTCACGCCACCGTGCAGACGGCGGTCACGTCGATGCGGTACGGCGCCTTCGACTATATTACCAAGCCGTTTACGAGCGCGGACCTGGTGTCGGTTGCGCGTCGTGCGTTCGGGGAGGACGGGGTGGGATGTGCCGTCGGGGCAGGGCCCGCCGGAACACCCAAGTCGCTCGAAGCTCCCGGGCAGGTTCGTCCCGGGAAGCGGACCGGCCTCTCACGAGTCATCGGTGAGAGCCTGGCCATGCAATCGGTATTCACTCTGATTGAAAAGGTCGCCCCCACCCATTCCAATGTGCTGGTGTATGGAGAAAGCGGAACGGGAAAAGAATTGGTCGCGCGCGCCATTCACGATGCCAGTCTGCGGGCGGACCGCCCCTTCATTCCGGTGGACTGTGTGTCGCTGCCCGATACCCTGCTGGAATCCGAATTGTTCGGCCATGAGAAGGGGGCGTTTACGGGAGCCCATGTCTCGAAGCCCGGCCTCTTTGAAGTGGCGGCCGGTGGAACCGTTTTCCTCGATGAAGTCAGCGGCATGAGTCAAACCTTGCAGTCCCGACTGTTGCGGGTGTTGCAGGAACGGCAGATGCGGCGGGTGGGCGGCATTCGGTTTCTGGAGGTGGATGTGCGGGTGATTGCGGCGTCCAACCAGGATCTGGAATCGGCCTGTCGCCGGGGTGAGTTCCGCGAGGATCTGTATTACCGGCTGAACGTCATCCCCATTGTGCTGCCGCCCTTGCGGACTCGCGAGGGGGATATTCTCCTCCTGGCGCGAGAGTTTCTGCGGCGGTTCATGAAACAGCAGCGGCTGGGCCTGGCGTTCGTGCCGGAGTTGGATCCTTCGGCGACGGATCTGTTGTGTGGATACTCCTGGCCGGGGAATGTACGGGAGCTGCAAAACGTCATTGAGCGGGCTGCGGTGCTGGCCGATGGGCCGATCATCACGAGCGCGCACTTGCCCGATCGTGTGCGGGAGTGCGGAGGCGAGGAATCAGCCTCCGGCGAAGCCGGCTCCTTCAAACATGCCAAGCAGGCGGCCGTGACGACGTTTGAGCGCAGTTTTTTGATCGATCTCCTCAAGCGTCACGACGGCCACATGGGGCGGGCGGCGCGGGAATCCGGCGTCGATCGAAAGACGATCGAACGCATGGTCAAGAAGCACGGCCTGCGCGAGCTGTTCTAG
- a CDS encoding acetate/propionate family kinase yields MTESGNTSPAVLTLNAGSSSVKWALFRLGAVSVRTATGHIERIGLPDGIVTVTDVVTGQQERRVVPVPNHVASVRVLRDQLAQRSKGLSIQAIGHRVVHGGSRYADPQVISTEVMEELRRLSPYDPEHLPAEITLIEAFATEYPQVPQVACFDTGFHQHLPPTARLLAIPRRYEKLGIRRYGFHGLSYAYLMEELERVAGRDAARGKVILAHLGNGASLAAVRDGVSIDTSMGFTPTSGLPMSTRSGDLDPGLVSYLARTEGMTAEQFHHMVNAQSGLLGLSETSPDLRDLLAQEDHDPRAAEAVALFCYQGKKWIGAYAAALGGVDQVVFSGGIGEHAAVVRARMCEGLEFLGIRLDPHCNEAHAAVISSPASRVTVRVIRTDEERQIAQSVCRLLALNVGC; encoded by the coding sequence ATGACTGAATCTGGAAACACCTCTCCCGCAGTCCTCACCCTCAACGCCGGATCATCCAGCGTCAAGTGGGCCTTGTTTCGTCTTGGAGCCGTGTCGGTTCGGACGGCGACGGGACACATTGAGCGCATCGGGCTTCCGGATGGGATCGTCACCGTCACCGATGTCGTAACCGGACAGCAGGAGCGGCGAGTTGTGCCTGTGCCGAACCACGTGGCTTCTGTCCGGGTTCTTCGTGATCAACTCGCGCAGCGCAGCAAGGGATTGTCCATTCAGGCGATCGGTCATCGGGTGGTGCATGGCGGAAGTCGTTACGCAGACCCCCAGGTGATATCCACCGAGGTGATGGAGGAGTTGCGGCGGCTGAGCCCCTACGACCCGGAACATCTTCCGGCCGAGATTACCTTGATCGAAGCATTCGCCACCGAATATCCGCAGGTGCCGCAAGTGGCTTGTTTTGATACAGGCTTCCATCAGCATCTGCCGCCGACGGCGCGTCTCCTGGCGATTCCTCGCCGGTATGAAAAACTGGGTATCAGACGTTACGGATTTCACGGGCTCTCCTATGCCTATCTCATGGAGGAGCTGGAGCGGGTCGCCGGCCGTGACGCGGCTCGCGGCAAGGTGATCCTCGCCCATCTGGGAAATGGCGCCAGTCTGGCCGCAGTGCGAGACGGCGTCAGTATCGATACGAGCATGGGTTTTACTCCGACTTCCGGTCTGCCGATGAGCACGAGGTCCGGCGATCTGGATCCGGGTCTTGTTTCGTATCTGGCCAGGACCGAAGGCATGACGGCGGAACAGTTTCATCACATGGTCAACGCGCAATCCGGTTTGCTGGGGCTGTCGGAGACCAGCCCGGACCTTCGCGATCTGTTGGCTCAGGAGGACCACGATCCCCGTGCGGCCGAGGCCGTGGCCTTGTTTTGTTACCAGGGGAAAAAGTGGATCGGGGCCTATGCGGCGGCACTCGGCGGGGTTGACCAGGTAGTGTTCAGCGGCGGCATCGGGGAACATGCCGCCGTCGTGCGTGCGCGGATGTGTGAAGGCCTGGAGTTCCTCGGCATCCGACTGGATCCGCATTGCAACGAGGCCCATGCCGCCGTGATTTCAAGCCCGGCGAGTCGCGTGACCGTGCGGGTGATCCGTACCGACGAAGAACGTCAGATTGCGCAATCGGTGTGCCGATTGCTGGCATTAAATGTGGGCTGTTGA
- a CDS encoding multicopper oxidase domain-containing protein, translating to MRSVRSGPKKYSQRRSRAAWKYLLGAMLPTVCIGAFHVASAEPTDLHVAAHNQPAWAEQLKGQTIVEDAKEGHVERTAMMERQHQRIMEKINEQMVHDAEVQRTGGQYNNINMMHQYGAGNQDILLMSNPSAEPVSIGGGRCPVTAPVRSYDVSAINVEITLNMWLDFYPGYMYVLTENIDKVRAEETKNKEARDVEGYNPGAVMNGLQNQWIQPLVLRGNQGDCVKLTLRNALEGTEEVSLNIHGSSMVMAATGQPASTTNPDSIAGPGKAVDMEWYIPPTQQEGSRQFHSYSNDRELTVMGLFGSFVIEPKGSEYLEPLGTGDPQPTKSGWQAIIKNGTGPDFREFVLFYHEVGDEAFRPLNKKGDFIPQRDPLTDVYRPVARALNYRSEPFGVDNMQTQHEYFGFEDESMAYSAYTFGDPATTIPRSYLGDPAKFRLVHGGSEVFHSHHPHGGSIRWPRSPRAIDEMPLWHTAKNGPVKYPVIRTKSDRVDVEVIGPSETMDLETECGSGLCQQLAGDFLFHCHVAHHYIAGMWGYWRVYNTIQQGANHNDVMPDLLELPDRKGRIKVGVTSDELIGKTVDWFGKQFTIIEKGKTDWKATPALVTVKDWVEMQFPPQGLPGHKKDEREQTKSYDASVLNWGWQGHRAMTEPENTVPNPRYQSAHPNERLPIVFEPTTGKVSWPHLKPHFGRRVPFSKGHNPSPWLEMIHLEEDGLPSSYPAKPGENGRWSLCPENAGSKKYNVHFIHTPMMLADKQGNTPAIMDEGGLIYVLHEEEAAVRKNNDLKFPLVVRSNIYDCVDWMLTSEWDDDDFSNFHASKVNTHWHFLQFDNQSSDGVITGFSNEQSVRPFTMLEKKTDKGLPLPLNTTFTKAAKKGERVITVKNAAQYHPEIEILIGADNVGGNEVGRIKSIKGNEITLVRPLKNDHPVKDIVTVEFVRQRFWVDSDVGTVFWHDHALGRITWGHGGFGTMIVEPVGSTYHNPKTGAPIRSGPLADIRTAEPVGYGVNGSFRELLVQLNDSVPHTINIVTAGNPPGQPVEVALEAGKTISFPIPDHIKMTPMPFLNGGTHTTGGSLNFRAEPISGRMAANPDMSKLFSSAVHGDPYTPMVRAYLGDTVVFRLLQTMTNESMVWTLSGHTYLTERYAGDANRKNSIHVGIAERYDLVVPQAGGPRLQAGDYIHFNGRSSKFSEGAWGILRVLDKDVSDLQKLPAGYSGRNEIPKSLAVCPAEAPVKNFNVVAIDFPSMKLNPKAPDAIEVDFERTIQMVNPDAKIYTLEEDVSAVASGVQPMPLTLRANVGDCLKVKLTNKMKQGRASFSALGLAFDPKDSLGANVGNNPGEQTVAPGESRTYTYYADPFIGETASLVWDWGNVMTNPRNGLYGGIVIGPKGATYRDPKTGADISTKNSWVADVIVDRTIQGYEHRQNYRDVALFFQDEDNIIGTSFMPYVQNTAGLTAVNYRSEPYKFRESNGCTLGKVFQPCSVDKPESIATPLIEAHAGDPVRIHVFGASNEQNGMFSVEKHEWPIEPFMRGADQISVVEFSASETLDAFIPAAGGSFRLPGDYVWSNQRLPYAQSGQWGLMKVLPHDDQRILPLSQQAPSIKRAGLESGDPTVSRTSNPTR from the coding sequence ATGAGATCGGTACGAAGCGGGCCGAAGAAGTACAGTCAGCGAAGGTCCCGGGCAGCCTGGAAGTATCTGCTGGGGGCGATGCTCCCGACAGTCTGCATCGGGGCGTTCCACGTCGCGTCGGCGGAGCCGACCGACTTGCATGTCGCGGCGCACAATCAGCCGGCTTGGGCGGAGCAGCTCAAGGGGCAGACCATTGTCGAGGATGCCAAGGAAGGGCACGTCGAGCGGACGGCCATGATGGAGCGGCAACACCAGCGCATCATGGAAAAGATCAACGAGCAAATGGTGCATGACGCCGAGGTGCAGCGGACCGGCGGCCAGTACAATAACATCAACATGATGCACCAGTACGGTGCGGGTAATCAGGACATCCTTCTGATGTCCAATCCTTCCGCCGAGCCCGTGTCGATTGGCGGCGGACGCTGCCCGGTCACTGCCCCGGTGCGCTCGTACGACGTCTCTGCGATCAACGTCGAGATCACGCTGAACATGTGGCTCGATTTTTATCCCGGCTATATGTACGTGCTGACGGAAAACATCGACAAGGTTCGCGCGGAAGAAACGAAGAACAAAGAAGCGCGTGACGTGGAAGGCTACAACCCGGGCGCGGTGATGAACGGGTTGCAGAATCAATGGATTCAGCCGTTGGTCCTTCGCGGCAACCAGGGTGATTGCGTCAAGCTCACGCTCCGCAATGCGCTGGAGGGCACGGAAGAGGTCAGTCTCAATATTCACGGCTCCAGCATGGTGATGGCGGCCACGGGTCAGCCGGCCAGCACCACCAATCCGGACAGCATTGCCGGACCGGGAAAGGCCGTGGACATGGAATGGTATATTCCGCCTACGCAGCAGGAGGGGAGCCGCCAGTTCCATTCGTACAGCAACGACCGCGAATTGACCGTGATGGGCCTCTTCGGGTCGTTTGTGATCGAACCGAAAGGCTCGGAGTATCTGGAGCCGTTGGGCACCGGGGATCCTCAGCCCACCAAGAGCGGCTGGCAGGCGATTATTAAGAATGGAACCGGCCCGGACTTTCGTGAGTTCGTGCTGTTTTATCACGAGGTCGGCGATGAAGCGTTCCGCCCATTGAATAAGAAGGGCGACTTCATTCCGCAACGCGATCCGTTGACCGACGTCTATCGCCCGGTGGCCCGCGCGTTGAACTACCGCAGCGAGCCGTTCGGCGTGGACAACATGCAGACACAGCATGAATATTTCGGCTTCGAAGACGAGTCGATGGCCTACAGCGCCTACACGTTTGGCGATCCAGCCACGACCATTCCGCGCAGCTATCTCGGTGACCCGGCCAAGTTCCGGTTGGTGCACGGTGGGTCGGAAGTGTTCCATTCCCATCATCCGCACGGAGGGTCAATCCGTTGGCCGCGCAGCCCGCGGGCGATCGATGAAATGCCGCTCTGGCACACGGCGAAGAACGGCCCGGTGAAATATCCGGTGATCCGGACGAAGTCCGATCGGGTGGATGTGGAAGTGATCGGTCCGTCGGAGACGATGGACTTGGAAACCGAGTGCGGATCAGGTCTCTGCCAGCAGCTGGCCGGAGACTTCCTGTTCCATTGCCACGTGGCCCATCACTACATCGCGGGGATGTGGGGCTACTGGCGCGTGTACAACACCATTCAGCAGGGCGCGAACCACAACGATGTGATGCCGGACCTGTTGGAGTTGCCGGACCGGAAGGGCCGGATCAAGGTGGGTGTCACCTCCGACGAGTTGATCGGCAAGACGGTCGATTGGTTCGGCAAGCAATTCACGATCATCGAGAAGGGCAAGACCGATTGGAAGGCGACCCCGGCTCTAGTGACTGTGAAGGACTGGGTCGAGATGCAGTTTCCGCCGCAGGGCTTGCCTGGTCACAAAAAAGATGAGCGTGAGCAGACCAAGTCGTACGACGCCAGTGTGCTGAACTGGGGTTGGCAGGGCCATCGCGCCATGACCGAGCCTGAAAACACGGTGCCGAATCCGCGCTATCAGTCGGCGCATCCGAACGAGCGACTCCCGATCGTCTTCGAACCGACGACCGGGAAAGTGTCCTGGCCGCATTTGAAGCCGCATTTCGGTCGCCGGGTGCCGTTCTCCAAAGGCCACAATCCTTCCCCGTGGCTAGAGATGATCCATCTGGAAGAGGACGGGTTGCCGAGTTCCTACCCGGCCAAGCCGGGAGAAAACGGGCGATGGAGCCTGTGCCCGGAAAATGCCGGTTCGAAAAAATACAACGTGCACTTCATTCACACGCCGATGATGTTGGCCGATAAGCAGGGCAACACGCCGGCGATTATGGATGAAGGCGGGTTGATCTATGTGTTGCACGAAGAAGAAGCCGCCGTTCGGAAGAACAACGACCTGAAGTTTCCGTTGGTCGTGCGGTCCAACATCTACGATTGCGTCGATTGGATGTTGACCAGCGAATGGGATGACGATGACTTCTCGAATTTTCATGCGTCGAAGGTCAATACCCATTGGCATTTCCTGCAGTTCGACAACCAGTCGTCGGACGGCGTGATCACCGGCTTCTCGAACGAACAGTCGGTGCGTCCGTTTACCATGCTGGAGAAGAAGACCGACAAGGGGTTGCCCTTGCCCTTGAACACCACCTTCACCAAGGCGGCGAAGAAGGGGGAGCGAGTCATTACCGTCAAGAACGCGGCGCAGTATCATCCGGAGATCGAAATCCTGATCGGCGCGGACAATGTCGGCGGGAATGAAGTCGGCCGGATCAAGTCGATTAAGGGGAATGAGATCACCCTGGTGCGCCCCTTGAAGAACGACCATCCGGTGAAGGATATCGTGACGGTTGAGTTCGTTCGGCAGCGGTTCTGGGTCGACTCCGATGTGGGCACGGTGTTCTGGCACGATCATGCGTTGGGCCGAATTACCTGGGGCCACGGCGGATTCGGCACGATGATCGTGGAGCCGGTCGGTTCGACGTATCACAATCCCAAGACCGGAGCGCCGATCCGGAGCGGTCCGTTGGCGGACATCCGCACCGCGGAGCCTGTGGGCTACGGGGTGAACGGCAGCTTCCGTGAGTTGCTCGTGCAGTTGAACGACAGTGTGCCGCACACGATCAATATCGTGACGGCCGGTAATCCTCCGGGGCAGCCGGTTGAGGTGGCGCTGGAAGCGGGCAAGACGATTTCCTTCCCGATTCCTGACCATATCAAGATGACGCCGATGCCGTTCCTGAACGGCGGCACGCATACGACGGGCGGCAGCCTGAACTTCCGGGCGGAGCCGATCTCCGGCCGTATGGCGGCCAATCCGGATATGTCGAAACTCTTCAGCAGCGCTGTGCACGGCGATCCATACACGCCGATGGTACGCGCGTACCTGGGCGATACGGTGGTCTTCCGGTTGTTGCAGACCATGACCAATGAAAGCATGGTCTGGACGCTCTCCGGACATACCTATCTGACTGAGCGGTATGCCGGTGACGCGAATCGGAAGAACTCGATCCATGTCGGCATTGCCGAGCGGTACGACTTGGTGGTGCCGCAGGCGGGCGGACCGAGACTGCAGGCGGGCGACTACATCCACTTCAACGGACGTTCGTCCAAGTTCTCGGAAGGTGCCTGGGGCATCTTGCGGGTTCTCGATAAGGATGTGTCGGATCTGCAGAAGTTGCCGGCCGGGTACAGCGGCCGCAATGAAATTCCCAAATCGTTGGCCGTGTGTCCTGCCGAGGCCCCGGTGAAGAATTTCAACGTCGTGGCGATCGATTTCCCGTCCATGAAGTTGAACCCGAAAGCACCGGATGCTATCGAGGTCGACTTCGAGCGGACGATTCAGATGGTCAATCCCGATGCCAAGATCTACACCTTGGAAGAGGATGTGTCGGCCGTGGCGTCCGGTGTGCAACCGATGCCTCTGACGTTGCGCGCCAACGTCGGGGACTGTCTCAAGGTCAAGTTGACCAACAAGATGAAGCAGGGTCGGGCGTCTTTCTCGGCGCTGGGCCTGGCGTTCGATCCGAAGGATTCCCTGGGTGCGAACGTCGGCAATAATCCGGGCGAGCAAACGGTTGCTCCGGGTGAGAGCCGTACGTACACGTACTACGCCGATCCGTTCATCGGGGAGACTGCCTCCCTGGTGTGGGATTGGGGGAATGTGATGACCAATCCGCGTAATGGACTCTACGGCGGTATCGTGATCGGGCCGAAGGGGGCCACGTATCGCGATCCGAAGACGGGTGCGGATATTTCTACGAAGAACAGCTGGGTCGCCGACGTGATTGTGGATCGGACGATTCAGGGGTATGAACATCGCCAGAACTACCGCGATGTGGCCCTGTTCTTCCAGGATGAAGACAACATCATCGGGACGAGCTTCATGCCCTACGTGCAAAACACGGCGGGTCTGACGGCCGTCAACTACCGCTCGGAACCGTATAAGTTCCGGGAGTCCAACGGTTGCACGTTGGGCAAGGTCTTCCAGCCTTGCTCGGTCGATAAACCCGAGAGCATTGCGACGCCGCTCATCGAGGCGCATGCCGGAGATCCGGTGCGCATCCATGTGTTCGGGGCGAGCAATGAGCAGAACGGGATGTTCAGCGTTGAGAAGCATGAGTGGCCGATCGAGCCGTTCATGCGCGGTGCCGACCAGATCAGCGTCGTGGAGTTCTCCGCGTCGGAGACCCTCGATGCGTTCATTCCGGCGGCCGGCGGAAGCTTCCGCCTCCCGGGTGACTATGTCTGGAGCAACCAACGGTTGCCCTACGCCCAATCAGGGCAGTGGGGATTGATGAAGGTGTTGCCGCATGACGATCAACGGATCCTCCCGTTGAGTCAGCAGGCGCCTTCCATCAAGCGGGCGGGGCTCGAGTCGGGAGATCCCACTGTCTCCCGAACCTCGAATCCAACTCGATAG
- a CDS encoding DsbA family protein, which produces MNPGSDRLLPSLVFALLAYTLYSPIEARAAEPTGDAVTTQALERLIEQYIRSHPEVIEQSLQSLENKRAAEEQERQKTALAAHQQELLHDPDSPVSGNPAGDVTVVEFFDYRCGYCKRAASALTQLQQSDTRVRVVYKDFPILGETSELAAKAALASNLQGKHQAFHEALLATKDDLTKEHLFHIAQEAGIDVHRLDEDMTRPEWQPIIERNRALAKTLGITGTPAFIVGHDLVPGALDLKMLQELVAHKRKQ; this is translated from the coding sequence ATGAACCCGGGCAGCGATCGACTTCTCCCTTCCCTCGTCTTCGCACTTCTCGCGTACACCCTCTACTCGCCCATCGAGGCCCGGGCAGCTGAACCGACCGGTGACGCAGTCACCACACAGGCGCTGGAACGACTGATCGAGCAGTACATTCGAAGCCATCCCGAAGTCATCGAGCAATCCCTCCAGTCGCTGGAAAATAAACGCGCGGCAGAAGAACAAGAACGACAGAAAACTGCCCTTGCCGCACATCAGCAGGAGCTGCTCCATGATCCGGACTCGCCGGTGAGTGGAAATCCAGCCGGGGATGTGACCGTGGTGGAGTTCTTCGACTATCGCTGCGGGTATTGCAAACGCGCGGCCTCGGCCTTGACTCAACTCCAGCAGAGCGACACAAGGGTGCGTGTCGTCTACAAAGACTTTCCGATTCTTGGAGAGACCTCTGAATTGGCGGCTAAGGCGGCACTCGCCTCAAATCTGCAGGGCAAACACCAGGCTTTTCATGAGGCCTTGCTGGCGACGAAAGACGATCTCACCAAAGAGCACCTCTTCCATATCGCGCAAGAAGCCGGCATAGACGTGCATCGACTCGATGAGGACATGACACGACCGGAATGGCAACCGATCATCGAACGCAATCGCGCCCTCGCCAAAACCCTCGGCATCACAGGCACGCCGGCCTTCATCGTCGGCCACGATCTCGTGCCCGGCGCCTTAGATCTGAAAATGCTCCAGGAATTGGTGGCTCACAAGCGCAAGCAGTGA
- a CDS encoding ATP-binding protein codes for MTIRTIKGRIVLAIVLVGCIPLVIGLVLASMSGMRSLRDVIGGNFQAIAEQAADRLTMLVQSEVQGVRLLASAPLRVRQPVEAANLSYKGDWPETQRLIQERAKEWEKGRDSAAGLLNSELSRFLLETKVRDGDKMVGLLITDRYGALVAASSEPDHYFLSQEPWWEALQAGGLDRVYVSGLIPGQEGSFRSPEETIDIAVPILDDHQHTVIGAIKASYRFDSLFAMIKEIRIGQTGHAMLFDAAGQPLVCPILPRRAHRIPSQLMAMIVSSDPGWGIAEDDGHGATDTVVGYAPVTGLSLPDNSWHVFVRQQPEETYAPIRDQLRNLALIGVVMLCLLWAMGRYVAARIARPIQVLKSGVEAISQGTYDGPLDIKTGDEFEELAIAVHRMADRLQSSRTELESLNAELVHRVEEKTAEITCQMRKLELSERLATLGKVASGIAHEINNPLGIILNRIECMEADAMQAGMPEEVGRDLATIRTQAARISRVTRSILTFSRGTVSMLKPLDLNCVARTCVAMAGERVAALAVRIDAQLSPEVSPVMGDRDRLETVLLNLINNAIDAVGGSDAQGIITVSTARVPIDGDEWVRISVSDNGPGVPTEILDRIFDPFFTTKPAGQGTGLGLFLSYGIVSDHRGRIEVRNNAVGAVFDVYLPAVAFGNRVHEGASWGLQEKS; via the coding sequence GTGACGATTCGTACCATCAAAGGCCGCATTGTGCTCGCCATCGTGCTGGTGGGCTGTATTCCGCTGGTGATCGGCTTGGTGCTGGCGTCGATGTCCGGCATGCGTTCCCTTCGCGATGTGATCGGCGGAAATTTTCAGGCGATTGCCGAACAGGCCGCCGATCGTCTGACCATGCTCGTCCAGAGCGAAGTGCAGGGGGTACGGCTGCTCGCCTCCGCGCCGTTACGGGTTCGCCAGCCGGTCGAAGCGGCGAACCTCTCGTACAAAGGCGACTGGCCCGAGACGCAGCGGTTGATTCAGGAGCGTGCGAAGGAGTGGGAGAAAGGGCGTGATAGTGCTGCCGGCCTGCTGAATTCGGAATTGTCCCGCTTCCTTCTGGAGACGAAAGTCCGCGACGGCGACAAGATGGTGGGGCTGCTGATCACCGACCGCTATGGGGCATTGGTTGCAGCCAGTTCGGAACCGGACCATTATTTCCTCAGCCAGGAACCCTGGTGGGAGGCCTTGCAGGCCGGGGGGCTAGACCGGGTCTATGTCAGCGGGTTGATCCCCGGGCAGGAAGGATCCTTCCGCTCGCCGGAAGAAACCATCGATATCGCGGTCCCCATCCTGGACGACCACCAGCATACGGTCATCGGCGCCATCAAGGCGTCCTACCGATTCGATTCCCTCTTTGCGATGATCAAAGAAATCCGTATCGGGCAGACCGGCCATGCCATGTTGTTCGATGCCGCCGGTCAGCCGCTCGTCTGTCCCATCCTTCCGCGGCGTGCGCATCGAATTCCCAGTCAATTGATGGCCATGATCGTCTCATCAGATCCCGGCTGGGGGATCGCCGAGGACGACGGCCATGGTGCGACCGATACGGTGGTGGGGTATGCGCCGGTGACGGGGCTGAGTCTTCCGGATAACTCCTGGCACGTCTTCGTGCGGCAACAACCGGAGGAAACCTATGCGCCGATTCGTGACCAGCTGCGGAATCTGGCGTTGATCGGTGTGGTGATGTTGTGTCTGCTCTGGGCCATGGGGCGGTATGTCGCGGCACGGATCGCCCGCCCGATTCAGGTTCTGAAGTCGGGCGTGGAGGCCATCAGCCAGGGCACGTACGACGGTCCGCTCGACATCAAGACAGGGGATGAGTTCGAGGAACTTGCCATCGCCGTGCATCGGATGGCGGACCGGCTGCAATCCTCGCGAACCGAGCTGGAATCGCTGAACGCGGAATTGGTGCATCGGGTGGAGGAGAAGACCGCGGAGATTACCTGCCAGATGCGAAAACTGGAGTTGTCCGAACGCCTGGCCACGCTCGGCAAAGTCGCCAGCGGCATCGCCCACGAGATCAATAATCCGCTCGGCATCATATTGAACCGGATTGAATGCATGGAGGCCGATGCCATGCAGGCCGGTATGCCGGAGGAGGTGGGGCGGGATCTGGCGACGATCCGAACGCAGGCGGCACGGATTTCCCGGGTCACACGCAGTATTCTGACGTTCTCCCGCGGCACCGTTTCGATGTTGAAGCCTCTGGATCTCAACTGTGTGGCGCGCACCTGTGTCGCGATGGCGGGTGAACGGGTGGCGGCGCTGGCGGTCCGGATCGATGCGCAATTGTCGCCCGAAGTATCACCGGTGATGGGCGACCGCGATCGCCTGGAAACGGTTCTGCTCAACCTGATCAACAATGCGATCGATGCAGTCGGTGGATCCGATGCTCAAGGGATCATCACGGTGAGCACCGCGCGGGTGCCGATTGATGGAGACGAATGGGTCCGGATCAGCGTGTCCGATAACGGGCCCGGTGTGCCGACCGAGATCCTCGATCGCATCTTCGATCCGTTCTTTACCACCAAGCCGGCCGGTCAGGGGACCGGACTCGGTCTGTTCCTGAGTTATGGAATTGTCTCGGACCATCGAGGCCGTATTGAAGTGCGGAACAACGCCGTCGGCGCCGTCTTCGATGTGTACTTGCCTGCGGTGGCATTCGGGAATCGGGTTCATGAGGGAGCATCATGGGGATTGCAGGAAAAATCCTGA